A region of Lepeophtheirus salmonis chromosome 13, UVic_Lsal_1.4, whole genome shotgun sequence DNA encodes the following proteins:
- the Galt gene encoding probable galactose-1-phosphate uridylyltransferase, translated as MECDSNESQHRRYNPMTGDWVLVCPHRMKRPWKGKIEDTIVSKIKLPEFDPNNPLCPGVIRPNGKATPNYESTYVFTNDFPALLENVQKSSGEQNELFQSAPAYGTCRVMCFSPKSNVSIPIMSVEDIRRVVDEWVKESLELGSKYSWVQIFENKGDIMGCSNPHPHCQIWASDFLPNIPKTINDKFKEYYDKLGRPMLLDYAQQELSKRERIIDENEDWICLVPYWAVWPYEVMILPKERHIRRIDYLTMEERQSLSDAMKRVTIRYDNLFKVSFPYSMGVYGAPFQMHSIDHWQFHLLYYPPLLRSATIKKFMVGYEMFANAQRDLTAEQAAQTLRNLPSLHYSLS; from the exons ATGGAATGCGATTCTAATGAATCTCAACATCGAAGGTATAATCCTATGACCGGAGACTGGGTTTTAGTTTGTCCACATCGTATGAAAAGACCATGGAAGGGAAAGATAGAAGACACAATAGtatctaaaataaaacttcCTGAATTTGATCCAAATAATCCTTTGTGTCCAGGAGTGATTCGTCCTAATGGGAAAGCAACTCCAAATTATGAATCAACTTATGTTTTTACGAATGATTTCCCTGCCTTGCtagaaaatgttcaaaaatctTCAGGCGAACAAAac GAGCTATTTCAGTCTGCACCAGCATATGGAACGTGTAGAGTGATGTGTTTTTCCCCAAAGTCGAATGTCTCCATACCCATAATGTCGGTTGAAGATATTCGCCGTGTTGTGGATGAATGGGTAAAGGAATCCTTAGAATTAGGGTCAAAATATTCTTGggtacaaatatttgaaaacaagGGTGATATCATGGGTTGTTCAAATCCTCACCCACATTGTCAAATATGGGCTTCTGATTTCCTCCCTAATATTCCGAAAAccattaatgataaatttaaagagTATTACGATAAATTAGGAAGGCCTATGCTTTTAGATTATGCACAGCAAGAActttcaaaaagagaaagaatcattgatgaaaatgaagATTGGATTTGCTTAGTACCATATTGGGCAGTTTGGCCTTATGAAGTAATGATTTTGCCGAAAGAACGACATATTCGACGAATAGACTATTTAACTATGGAAGAAAGACAATCTTTGTCCGATGCCATGAAACGTGTAACCATTCGCTATGACAATTTATTCAAAGTTAGTTTTCCTTATTCTATGGGAGTATATGGAGCTCCTTTTCAAATGCATTCAATTGATCACTGGCAatttcatttactttattatccTCCATTACTCAGATCAGCTACGATTAAAAAATTCATGGTGGGCTACGAAATGTTTGCTAATGCTCAAAGAGACTTAACTGCAGAGCAAGCAGCCCAGACTCTACGAAATTTACCATCACTTCATTATAGTCTTTCttga